A single region of the Actinoplanes sp. SE50/110 genome encodes:
- a CDS encoding response regulator transcription factor, whose translation MRVLVVEDERTMADAIARGLRRHGMAVDVAYDGAQGHEMAYVTRYDVVVLDRDLPGMSGDEICAALVDSGALTRVLMLTASASVADRVEGLQLGADDYLPKPFAFDELVARVQALGRRATPPAPPVFTVGNLVLDPGRRAVTRGETPVDLTNKEFGVLEVLLKASGAVVSSEELLERVWDANTDPFTTTVRVTVMTLRKKLGDPPLIDTVVGAGYRVVTT comes from the coding sequence GTGCGCGTGCTGGTGGTGGAGGACGAGCGGACGATGGCCGACGCGATCGCCCGCGGGCTGCGGCGGCACGGGATGGCCGTCGACGTCGCGTATGACGGCGCACAGGGCCACGAGATGGCCTACGTCACCCGGTACGACGTGGTGGTGCTGGACCGGGACCTGCCCGGCATGTCCGGTGACGAGATCTGCGCGGCCCTGGTCGACTCGGGTGCGCTGACCCGGGTGCTGATGCTGACCGCCAGCGCCTCGGTCGCCGACCGGGTCGAGGGCCTGCAACTGGGCGCCGACGACTACCTGCCGAAACCGTTCGCCTTCGACGAACTGGTGGCCCGGGTGCAGGCGCTGGGCCGCCGGGCCACCCCGCCCGCCCCGCCGGTCTTCACGGTCGGCAACCTGGTGCTCGATCCGGGCCGCCGGGCGGTCACCCGGGGCGAGACCCCGGTGGATCTGACCAACAAGGAGTTCGGGGTGCTGGAGGTGCTGCTCAAGGCGAGCGGCGCGGTGGTCTCCAGCGAGGAACTGCTGGAGCGGGTCTGGGACGCGAACACCGACCCGTTCACCACCACGGTCCGGGTGACCGTGATGACCCTGCGCAAGAAGCTGGGCGATCCGCCGCTGATCGACACGGTGGTCGGGGCCGGCTACCGGGTCGTGACCACATGA
- a CDS encoding cell wall metabolism sensor histidine kinase WalK, whose protein sequence is MTVYQGQPVQHRESFLRRLARPTLRLRLTLLNGILLVAAGAVLVVLAWLLVDEPLHPADRLRVGSSVTLNDGTTREARSWQTETIDEASDQLLVKGLSALVAISIIGIAGGYLVTRRALRPLHQVTQTAQRLGEETLDQRIRYAGADDEVAELARTFDAMLDRLAGAFESQKRFVANASHELRTPLAVMRTEIDVTLSDPDADLAEYRRMARVVRDASSRANGLVDALLVLARSEAQSGRRLVRKVPADLATSVYNALSAVKEEAERMRLEVTTDLAAAPVVGDPSLLDRLAGNLIENAIRYNHLLGRLWLRTVSVDGQARLIVGNTGHEVEQAEVPGLFEPFRRGGWERTGSRGSGLGLSIVRAVCDAHGGTVSAIALADGGLEVTVSLPAADTTPVVAATASVPRGRS, encoded by the coding sequence ATGACCGTCTATCAGGGGCAGCCGGTCCAGCACCGGGAGAGCTTCCTGCGCCGGCTGGCCCGGCCCACCCTGCGGCTGCGGCTCACCCTGCTGAACGGGATCCTGCTGGTGGCCGCCGGCGCGGTGCTGGTGGTGCTGGCCTGGTTGCTGGTCGACGAGCCGCTGCACCCGGCCGACAGGCTGCGGGTCGGGTCGAGTGTGACGCTGAACGACGGCACCACCCGGGAGGCCCGGTCCTGGCAGACCGAGACCATCGACGAGGCCTCCGACCAGTTGCTGGTCAAGGGGCTGAGCGCGCTGGTGGCGATCAGCATCATCGGGATCGCCGGCGGCTATCTGGTGACCCGCCGGGCGCTGCGGCCACTGCACCAGGTCACCCAGACCGCGCAGCGGCTCGGTGAGGAGACGCTGGACCAGCGGATCCGGTATGCCGGGGCGGACGACGAGGTGGCCGAGCTGGCCCGCACCTTCGACGCGATGCTGGACCGCCTGGCCGGCGCGTTCGAGTCGCAGAAGAGGTTCGTCGCTAACGCCTCGCACGAGTTGCGCACCCCGCTCGCGGTGATGCGCACCGAGATCGACGTGACGCTCAGCGACCCGGACGCCGACCTGGCCGAGTACCGCCGGATGGCCCGGGTCGTCCGGGACGCCTCCAGCCGGGCGAACGGGCTGGTCGACGCGCTGCTGGTGCTGGCCCGTTCGGAGGCGCAGTCCGGCCGGCGACTGGTCCGCAAGGTGCCGGCCGACCTGGCCACCAGCGTGTACAACGCGTTGTCGGCGGTGAAGGAGGAGGCCGAGCGGATGCGGCTGGAGGTCACCACGGACCTGGCCGCGGCCCCGGTGGTGGGCGACCCGAGTCTGCTGGACCGGCTGGCCGGCAACCTGATCGAGAACGCCATCCGGTACAACCACCTGCTCGGCCGGCTGTGGCTGCGCACCGTCTCGGTGGACGGGCAGGCGCGGCTGATCGTCGGCAACACCGGGCACGAGGTGGAGCAGGCCGAGGTGCCCGGGCTGTTCGAGCCCTTCCGCCGGGGCGGCTGGGAGCGGACCGGGTCGCGGGGCTCCGGCCTGGGCCTGTCGATCGTGCGGGCCGTCTGCGACGCGCACGGCGGCACGGTGTCGGCGATCGCGCTGGCCGACGGTGGCCTGGAGGTCACCGTCTCGCTGCCGGCCGCCGACACCACTCCGGTGGTGGCGGCGACCGCCAGCGTGCCGAGGGGCCGGAGCTAG
- a CDS encoding 3-hydroxyacyl-CoA dehydrogenase NAD-binding domain-containing protein — protein sequence MIENPNEVVTKALLRSVRVPGLDKPAALITLDNGFDHKKPNSFGPAGLQSLDEAITGALAADPAFIAVTGKPYIFCVGADITGMPLLSSREQAVELGELGHRVFARLRNSTIPTFAFVNGAALGGGLEVALHCHYRTVSSGATALGLPEVAIGLIPGWGGSQLLPNLIGIAGAAQVILQNPLTQKVLRPKQARELGVADALFEAADFLEDSLAWAAGVVKGEVTVERPEIDRDMWDGVLWFAKNQLDEKLHGAVPSANKALELLALAKEATFEDGTAAETEALADLIMGDEARASLYAFDLVQRRAKRPVGVPDKSLARKVTKVGIVGAGLMASQLALLFLRRLQVPVVLTDLDQERVDKGVAYVTGEIDKLVGKRRLDEGTAAKLRGLISGSVDKSVFADADFVIEAVFENLDLKKKIWAEFETIVKPEAILATNTSSLSITEMAAGLQHPERVVGFHFFNPVAVLPLLEIIRGEQTDDATLATAFAVGRELKKSSVLVKDAPAFVVNRVLTRFTSEVFKAVDAGTPLEVVNEAFDPMGLPMRPIALLQLVGPAVAYHVGETLHRAFPERYVDSPNLKRIVDAGLPLLVDDEINADVVKLLEVGDTVLTGDEVRAKALAALAEEIRIMLDEGVVAEAQDIDLCMILGAGYPFHLGGITPYLDRSGIAEQITGQRFLPNGLADVRRS from the coding sequence GTGATCGAGAACCCGAACGAGGTAGTGACCAAGGCGCTGCTGCGTTCCGTCCGGGTACCCGGGCTGGACAAGCCGGCCGCGCTGATCACCCTGGACAACGGCTTCGACCACAAGAAGCCGAACAGCTTCGGCCCGGCCGGGCTCCAGTCGCTGGACGAGGCGATCACCGGGGCTCTCGCGGCGGACCCGGCGTTCATCGCGGTCACCGGCAAGCCCTACATCTTCTGCGTCGGCGCGGACATCACCGGCATGCCGCTGCTCTCCTCCCGGGAGCAGGCCGTCGAGCTGGGCGAGCTGGGGCACCGGGTGTTCGCCCGGCTCCGGAACAGCACCATCCCGACCTTCGCGTTCGTCAACGGCGCGGCGCTCGGCGGCGGCCTCGAGGTGGCGCTGCACTGCCACTACCGCACCGTCTCCTCCGGCGCGACCGCGCTCGGCCTGCCCGAGGTCGCGATCGGCCTGATCCCCGGCTGGGGCGGCTCGCAGCTGCTCCCGAACCTGATCGGCATCGCCGGCGCGGCGCAGGTCATCCTGCAGAACCCGCTGACCCAGAAGGTGCTGCGCCCGAAGCAGGCCAGGGAGCTGGGCGTCGCCGACGCGCTGTTCGAGGCCGCCGACTTCCTCGAGGACTCGCTGGCCTGGGCGGCCGGCGTGGTCAAGGGCGAGGTCACGGTCGAGCGCCCGGAGATCGACCGGGACATGTGGGACGGCGTGCTGTGGTTCGCCAAGAACCAGCTCGACGAGAAGCTGCACGGCGCGGTCCCGTCCGCCAACAAGGCTCTGGAGCTGCTGGCTCTGGCCAAGGAGGCGACGTTCGAGGACGGCACCGCGGCCGAGACCGAGGCGCTCGCCGACCTGATCATGGGTGACGAGGCCCGCGCCAGCCTGTACGCGTTCGACCTGGTCCAGCGGCGCGCCAAGCGCCCGGTCGGGGTGCCGGACAAGTCCCTGGCGCGCAAGGTCACCAAGGTCGGCATCGTCGGCGCCGGTCTGATGGCCTCCCAGCTCGCCCTGCTGTTCCTGCGCCGCCTGCAGGTCCCGGTCGTGCTCACCGACCTGGACCAGGAGCGGGTCGACAAGGGCGTGGCGTACGTCACCGGCGAGATCGACAAGCTGGTCGGCAAGCGCCGCCTGGACGAGGGCACCGCGGCCAAGCTGCGCGGCCTGATCAGCGGCTCGGTCGACAAGTCGGTGTTCGCCGACGCCGACTTCGTGATCGAGGCGGTCTTCGAGAACCTCGACCTGAAGAAGAAGATCTGGGCCGAGTTCGAGACCATCGTCAAGCCGGAGGCGATCCTCGCCACCAACACCAGCTCGCTGTCGATCACCGAGATGGCGGCCGGCCTGCAGCACCCGGAGCGGGTCGTCGGCTTCCACTTCTTCAACCCGGTCGCGGTCCTGCCGCTCCTGGAGATCATCCGCGGCGAGCAGACCGACGACGCGACGCTGGCCACCGCGTTCGCCGTGGGCCGCGAGCTGAAGAAGTCCTCGGTGCTGGTCAAGGACGCCCCGGCGTTCGTGGTCAACCGGGTGCTCACCCGGTTCACCAGCGAGGTCTTCAAGGCGGTCGACGCCGGCACCCCGCTCGAGGTGGTGAACGAGGCGTTCGACCCGATGGGCCTGCCGATGCGCCCGATCGCGCTGCTCCAGCTGGTCGGCCCGGCCGTGGCGTACCACGTCGGCGAGACCCTGCACCGCGCCTTCCCGGAGCGGTACGTGGACAGCCCCAACCTGAAGCGGATCGTCGACGCCGGCCTGCCGCTGCTGGTCGACGACGAGATCAACGCCGACGTGGTGAAGCTGCTCGAGGTCGGCGACACCGTGCTCACCGGCGACGAGGTGCGGGCCAAGGCCCTCGCCGCGCTGGCCGAGGAGATCCGGATCATGCTGGACGAGGGTGTCGTCGCCGAGGCGCAGGACATCGACCTGTGCATGATCCTGGGCGCCGGTTACCCGTTCCACCTCGGCGGAATCACGCCGTACCTGGACCGGAGCGGTATCGCGGAGCAGATCACCGGTCAGCGTTTCCTGCCGAACGGGCTGGCGGACGTTCGCCGGTCCTGA